In a genomic window of Corvus hawaiiensis isolate bCorHaw1 chromosome Z, bCorHaw1.pri.cur, whole genome shotgun sequence:
- the CEMIP2 gene encoding cell surface hyaluronidase isoform X2, which translates to MYQTEEFTLLPCPECNKHQVKVKENPQFPHVGEVIDGVDMRAEVGVLTRNILIKGETENTCYREKECQFFSYDTFGGHIKILKNFTSVHLSYVELKQMGQQQIGSYPVHFHLCGDVDEKGGYTYKTYLEGLSIHHCFSRCVTVHATNGLLIKDTIGYDTLGHCFFIEDGIEQRNTLFHNLGLVTKPGTLLPTDRNSSMCIGIRDKVYGNYVPVPATDCMAVSTFWISHPNNHLINNAAAGSQDAGIWYLFHRVATGDSHSLAIETKSELTPLGIFYNNRVHSNFKAGLFIDKGVKTTNASADDPREYLCLDNNARFRPHQDADPEKPRVAALIDRLISFKNNDHGAWVRGGDILIQNSGFADNGIGLTFASDGSFPNDEGASQEVSESLFIGESKNYGFQGGQNKYVGTGGIDNKTRTLPRNRTFPVRGFQIYDGPIHLTKCTFKNFVPTPDRFTSAVGFLMKNPWQMTPKNNISLVKFGPNVSLKAFFGKPGPWFEEGDLDGDKNSIFHDLDGSVTDYRDTYVGRMDNYLIQHPKCINITEWSGVVCSGNYAQVYVQTWNGQNLSMTIVRDEYPGNPMVLRGINQRAAAFQQYQPVVMLQKGYTIHWNGRAPNVTYLYLINFNKNDWIRVGLCYQPKTDFLIVLEAFQRRSSALSSKVERYTPVSSMMELEKNRSDKRFYFDNSTGLLFLFLQAKYNRDGHSYCSSQGCERIKIVTKDSSKGISNCMAKAYPKYYQVPAVIKQMPEKTTVPCKKCGTTQMVFTSDPHKNYLLVQINSSDEKESSKGQQAFIYVNDTMFSFKDNGILTIVVDACTGTVLGNKLFSGLDIRRVDGYLKSGIPQRSIILLSTRGDVAIPNNLAEALMSLGMVKPPYLQSNGSLAFLGFRGNIKPSWIKLLTSPAGHGLVQIEKYIPLQLEEYGCARAIKSRRKDLELLKKATRSH; encoded by the exons attttgaagaattttacaTCTGTTCATCTCTCCTATGTGGAATTGAAGCAAATGGGCCAGCAACAGATTGGAAGTTACCCTGTTCACTTTCACCTCTGTGGGGATGTGGATGAAAAAGGAGGATATACTTATAAAACTTATCTGGAAGGTCTTTCCATTCATCACTGTTTTTCCAGATGTGTGACTGTTCATGCAACTAATGGTTTGCTG ATAAAGGACACCATTGGCTATGACACACTAGGTCACTGTTTCTTCATAGAAGATGGCATTGAACAGAGGAATACTTTGTTCCACAACCTTGGGCTAGTCACAAAACCAGGCACTCTTTTACCTACagacagaaacagcagcatgtgTATTGGGATTAGGGATAAGGTATATGGAAATTATGTTCCAGTGCCAGCCACAGACTGCAT GGCTGTTTCAACATTCTGGATTTCTCATCCCAACAATCATCTTATAAATAATGCAGCAGCAGGCTCACAG GATGCTGGAATATGGTATTTGTTCCACAGGGTTGCTACAGGAGATTCTCATAGTTTAGCCATTGAAACCAAATCAGAGCTTACACCTCTAGGAATCTTCTATAACAACAGGGTTCATTCTAATTTTAAG GCTGGTTTGTTCATTGATAAGGGTGTTAAAACAACTAATGCTAGTGCTGATGATCCCAGAGAATATCTTTGTTTGGACAACAATGCAAG GTTTCGACCTCATCAAGATGCAGACCCTGAAAAGCCCCGAGTTGCTGCCCTGATTGACAGATTAATCTCTTTCAAAAACAATGATCATGGGGCCTGGGTCAGGGGAGGGGATATCCTCATTCAAAACTCTGG GTTTGCAGACAATGGAATAGGTTTGACATTTGCTAG TGATGGGAGCTTCCCAAATGATGAAGGTGCCAGCCAGGAGGTATCAGAGTCTCTGTTCATAGGGGAGAGCAAGAATTACGGGTTTCAAGGTGGACAAAATAAATATGTGGGAACTGGAGGAATAGACAACAAGACACGCACTCTGCCTAGAAATCG GACATTTCCAGTCAGAGGCTTTCAGATTTATGATGGACCTATTCACCTTACCAAGTGCACATTCAAAAACTTTGTGCCAACTCCAGATAGATTTACCAGTGCAGTTGGATTCTTGATGAAAAATCCATGGCAGATGACTccaaaaaataacatttctcttGTGAAGTTTGGTCCAAAC GTTTCTTTGAAAGCCTTCTTTGGAAAGCCTGGTCCCTGGTTTGAAGAAGGAGATCTGGATGGTGACAAGAACTCAATATTTCATGATCTAGATGGTTCAGTGACTGACTACAGAGATACCTATGTGGGCCGAATGGATAATTACTTGATTCAACACCCCAAATGCATTAATATCACAGAATGGAGTGGAGTGGTTTGCAGTGGGAACTATGCACAG GTTTATGTCCAAACCTGGAATGGACAGAATCTTTCCATGACTATTGTCCGAGATGAGTATCCAGGCAATCCCATGGTTCTTCGAGGTATTAATCAGAGAGCAGCTGCCTTTCAGCAATACCAGCCAGTAGTGATGCTCCAAAAGGGCTATACAATACATTGGaatggaagagctccaaatgtCACATATCTATATCTCATTAACTTCAACAA gaATGACTGGATTCGTGTTGGTCTTTGTTACCAACCAAAGACAGATTTTCTTATAGTATTGGAAGCCTTTCAAAGGCGGTCATCTGCTCTGTCAAGCAAGGTGGAGCGCTACACGCCTGTATCTTCGATGATGGAGCTTGAAAAGAATCGATCAGACAAGAGGTTTTACTTTGACAACAGTACTGG attactgtttttatttcttcaagcCAAATATAATAGGGATGGTCACAGTTATTGCTCATCTCAGGGATGTGAAAGGATCAAGATTGTGACCAAAGATTCATCAAAAGGGATAAGTAATTGCATGGCAAAAGCTTACCCAAAGTACTACCAAGTACCAGCCGTCATAAAGCAGATGCCAGAAAAAACTACTGTACCATGTAAAAAATGTGGCACAACTcag ATGGTATTCACCAGTGATCCTCACAAAAACTACCTCCTTGTGCAGATTAATTCATCTGATGAAAAAGAGTCAAGCAAAGGTCAGCAAGCATTTATATAT GTCAATGATACCATGTTTTCCTTCAAAGATAATGGAATACTTACTATTGTGGTGGATGCCTGCACTGGCACAGTGCTgggaaacaaattattttctggacTAGACATTAGACGTGTAGATGGATATTTAAAATCTGGAATTCCACAAAG GTCTATCATTCTGCTGAGCACAAGAGGTGATGTAGCAATTCCTAATAATTTAGCAGAAGCCTTAATGTCCCTGGGGATGGTGAAACCACCTTACCTTCAGAGCAATG GAAGCTTGGCCTTTCTGGGCTTCAGAGGAAACATTAAGCCATCCTGGATTAAGCTGTTGACCAGTCCTGCTGGGCATGGGCTCGTTCAGATAGAGAAGTATATCCCTTTGCAACTGGAAGAGTATGGCTGTGCCAGAGCAATCAAAAGCCGTCGGAAAGACCTCGAGCTTCTGAAGAAGGCTACACGATCTCATTAA